TTactaagttatatataattttaaaaaatataaatatgtattttccaTAGTTCAATAGCCAATGTTAGGGGAGACTAAACTCTGAAGTCATGGATTCAATCTCCAGATATGCAAAAAAACAGTTACAGTAAGAAAACTAGCATACCTGATCCAActttaatttgacattttcatcaattaatttaacttgagCTCCATATTtgtcaaaaacattttctacAGTCGCTtttcttttgtaaaatttatcacCAAGGGATTTGGTTACAATTTTCACTATAATACCCTCGGTTAGCCAGTAATCTTTTCTGAAAaatccattaaaaatatagttattgaaCAAATTAAGTTTAGGTAACAAAAATCGGGCTGGAAGGACCAAAAAGTATAGTTTTGAGGATTTCGTCATATTTTCTAAACTTTggatatagaaaatatagttttaactaATATATCAACCATTAGTTGTGCTCTGTGGTTCCTGTATTAATTTGGTCGTAGCATGCTGCTCCTTGCCAGGATGCATTATAAgagaagacaaataaaaatggacAAAATAAGCGATGGAATGGCTCTCAcactatgaaaaatataaaacaaggtAGACAAACATATGGGAAGATGATAAGTAAAGGAGCTGGGCCTATGTGGGCTACGTAAGGCTAGACACTGAGGAAAGAGGAAGCTCTTCGAGGAGGCCTTTGTACAAGGACAAGctgtaaaacataaattaaccAGCTCACAGTTTAATTAATAGATTTAATAGTACTTAACAATGCCATGTACTAGGATAAGTATCttacagaaatattattatgatatacatTTATCCCCTGCCTCTTTTATTACCATAATTAAACCCAACACATGTCACAGAAATTACCTATTAGCTCGTTCTTTTTGCTTTTCCTGCATTTCCATAATCTCATCTAGGGCTGattttgaatacattttttgtttcttcGACGATTCTTTACTCGGTTCCTTTgtctttgtaaataatgttgcTTTTGGCAAGTCAACCTTCTTTTCTGTATGAAATTCATTAtcataatatgaatattttaaatataaacatgtatgtattacattattcaTAACCTTTGAGTGCTCATCATCATTCAGCGACAatcaaactttaattttaaaatgcataTACAAACTTTAACCATGAAGgttagataaattttataataaaacctgTCCTTGGTGAACAAGCCTTCCCTCCACGGTTCGTCACCGCGGAACTATCAGACCACAACCCTCTgacaaaaaacacaatatatatCACAATAATAACTCCTGAATCATCTAGGCAACAACTGGAGAAGAGTAGCAAAGGATAGAGAACAGTGAAAAGGGTTAGAGGCGGCCTTTGCCATGAAGCACACCAAACTGAGATATACTGTAGTAAAGATGACAGAGTTTCAGAATATaaggctatattattattattaatagttaaatataaaaaaagctatAACTCACCGTCTGTTTTCCtctttaaattaagattaagaGTTAATTTCTCTTGACTGCTTTCTCTCTTGAATTCTGTGTATTTAGGCTCTTCGTCAACTTTGTCTTTCTTTCCCTTCTCTACTTGCTTTTGTATAAACTCCAACATTCTttcctaaaattatttaatttacgtgtaatatttgtttttattgccAACACAaagataaacattattttaaggttTTGTAATGGAGAAAGGGGGTGTTCTAGTATGTAAGCAGTATAGGGGGAGGGGGACACCCGTTCTTACCCCCAatcattatttacttttttacacatacatATCCACAAATTGTCTATGCATGAACTATGgaccaattttaaaattcttgcatctataaaaatctatatgaTAAGTGTGTATATGTAGGAAAGtcgttaaatcagagagttaataaacaatatttaatcaagtcgctaaagttccgtcagacaagtgagtgaacgagaCGTTTAACGACTTTCCTAAACattcctaggcaacaagactaacctaacctaaccatttacaataaagcaaaacacggaataaGCAAGTTCTTCACAATCACATCGATATAActataacaaatgaaataatcatggtggagtcttgttttacattgtttataAACACACTTGCTTTTGGTCAGACTGATAGTTAAAAACTTTCCActctgctttatttaaatcaaaatgctagtgACTTGAttgaatgttaatatttaattaactgtctagagattcaattaactctgatttaactacattactgcaacatatatattataactattagaGATCTctacaaaacttaattaactACTATCTACTCTAATTgtgattatttgtttattataaaactacaaaACTATTGTTTCAGGCCATTGTTAGAAGACTAGAAATTTCAATGAATACCAAATTggtcttatttaatataatatgtgaacatcacatattatattaaataatgtgtgtgtgtatcaCATAATGTTCAAACTCCATAGAGTCTTCTAATTATGCTACCATATAGAACAAAGTACAACCatcttaaaatacattataagtGTCTAAGgcaatatgaatttttttcaCTGTCTACTGATACAATACTGTTGTGTTGAGTTACTAAGTAGTTcctactattttttattaataatattgtttataaagaaCCTCAGTTGTCCCCCAGGTCACAACTACAACAATAAATGTAACATAATGTTGGTTATAGTTGATTTTACCTGATCATCCTTATCCATTTTCTCTTTCTTAGCCTTTGCCTCTAGTGCGGCAATAGTTGCTGGATCCCTGTCTATATATGCCACGAACCATCCCTTCTCCGTTTCATCAACAACACATTTACCCTCACGACCCAGCCACTTCACAAATTCAGTTAAGGTCTCCCACTGAGTAGCATTCATATGCAGGTGATCTCTGGAATttcaaatggtttttttaatatatgtctTGTTTATTGGACTATATGGTTTTTAAAAAGTAGTAAATAAGCTTACCGATTGGATATATAATCTTGATACACCTTATTGGCATTCACGCGTTTGGTACCAAACTGTCGACTTAATAATTCAAGGTACCCATCAGCAAACTCCTTTGAAAAGTCATCTATGTACTTGGATGAATTATCTGCAAATAGCAGAAGCTGTCTTTGATGTGACTCAGACATTGTATGGCACTTGAAACCATTTTCATCACGACATTGTTTTTGGCACATTTGACAATACCAACGAAGTTTCTGCAAGCCTTTTGCCTTAATTTTGTTTGCTATATATTTAGGAGTACCCTTTTCTGCTTTTCCACCCATTGTATAAGATGAATGTTTTGATGTATAACAAAAACGTAGTTCTTTCCGTAGATATTTCTTTAGTATAGTGGCTTAAAGGTAGAGTAGTTATaccttattttattgtaattaacataacaatgtataaaaataatcaacatTTAGAAAAAAGAAAGCAATCAGAATACACAAAcacttattattaaagatcGACTGCTATAGGCTATTTGTCAATATCTCAATGTCGAAACGCATCTGTCAGCTGTCATGTAACTACATTGAATAAAACCCACAggtatattaaagaaatacaaaaatctaatcGACCTTTTAAAACACGCACCTACCAGAGTTAATTTGCCATTACATACTTAAGTAGCTTGATACTTTTTCTTAGTTTACACAAGATACATTGCAGAACCCACGcgtaaatatttgacaataaACATATGTATCAATATCCGAA
This DNA window, taken from Pieris brassicae chromosome 14, ilPieBrab1.1, whole genome shotgun sequence, encodes the following:
- the LOC123718180 gene encoding DNA/RNA-binding protein KIN17, translating into MGGKAEKGTPKYIANKIKAKGLQKLRWYCQMCQKQCRDENGFKCHTMSESHQRQLLLFADNSSKYIDDFSKEFADGYLELLSRQFGTKRVNANKVYQDYISNRDHLHMNATQWETLTEFVKWLGREGKCVVDETEKGWFVAYIDRDPATIAALEAKAKKEKMDKDDQERMLEFIQKQVEKGKKDKVDEEPKYTEFKRESSQEKLTLNLNLKRKTDEKKVDLPKATLFTKTKEPSKESSKKQKMYSKSALDEIMEMQEKQKERANRKDYWLTEGIIVKIVTKSLGDKFYKRKATVENVFDKYGAQVKLIDENVKLKLDQNHVETVIPSANRPIRFVNGAYRGLRGVLRDIDTDNYCCTVEVSVGPLTGRIVKNVQYEDISKLAT